The following proteins are encoded in a genomic region of Mycolicibacterium confluentis:
- a CDS encoding [protein-PII] uridylyltransferase, with translation MGQKPEPAAGASRWEAPAAGASKPAKDLAAAVKNLLAGSAHRLDAAALREALLDLHEFWLTTKATEIGITPTSGFAIVATGGLGRGELVPHSDLDLTLLHDNMPAEIVTQVAELLWYPLWDANIRIDHSVRTVPEALQVAGDDISAGLAMLEARHIAGDAELSALLIGGARRQWRTGIAGRFEELVAHTEARWQRSGVIAHRAEPDLKCGRGGLRDVQLLNALAIAQLADIYPSRLLASPMGSLGDAHRVLLDVRTELHRVSGRGRDLLLAQHADEIGAALHIGDRFDLARALSDSARTISYYVDAGVRTARNALPKRGFAALRRPARRPLDEGVIEFNGEVILARDARPERDPGLILRVAAASATTGLPMSASTLSRLAASAPELRTPWPRPALKDLLVLLAAGPAMVTTVEALDRTGLWGRLFPEWGAIRDLPPRDVVHIWTVDRHLVETVSQASALTTRVSRPDLLVLGALCHDIGKGRGGDHSVIGAELATQIGTRLGLWPSDIEILSAMVRFHLLLPGTATRKDLQDPETIAAVVDRLGGDPVLLELLDALAEADSLATGPGVWGDWKASLIGDLVRRCRLVMAGEPLPHAEPIDPRHLSLATEVGGVYVEMTPGDSTRTYNVTMIAPDRRGLLSKTAGVLALNSLRVYSASVNSHEGSAINSFVVAPHFGDPPAVELLRQQLILALDGELDVIGALQRRDREAQDAPRGRAGEVRQAVPINAPAAPPRIIWHSGATPDQLTVEVRTTDRTGMLAVLTTVLERADVDIEWARVTTLGSSVVDVFGIVGADLEGKRETLERELYEALPAPPPAKPAEEAS, from the coding sequence ACTGCGCGAGGCACTGCTCGACCTGCATGAATTCTGGCTGACCACAAAGGCGACCGAGATCGGAATCACGCCGACCAGTGGTTTCGCCATCGTCGCCACGGGCGGCCTGGGCCGCGGTGAACTCGTGCCGCACTCCGACCTCGACCTGACTCTGCTGCATGACAACATGCCGGCTGAGATCGTCACTCAGGTCGCCGAACTTCTGTGGTATCCGCTGTGGGATGCCAACATTCGCATCGACCACAGCGTCCGCACGGTGCCGGAGGCGCTGCAGGTGGCCGGCGACGACATCTCGGCCGGCCTGGCGATGCTCGAGGCCCGGCACATCGCCGGTGACGCCGAACTGTCCGCACTGCTGATCGGCGGTGCCCGCAGGCAGTGGCGGACCGGAATCGCGGGCCGTTTCGAGGAACTCGTCGCGCACACCGAGGCGCGGTGGCAGCGCAGCGGTGTGATCGCGCACCGAGCCGAGCCCGACCTGAAGTGCGGGCGAGGCGGGCTGCGCGACGTCCAACTCCTCAATGCTCTCGCGATCGCCCAGTTGGCCGACATCTATCCCAGCCGACTGCTGGCCTCACCCATGGGGTCTCTCGGGGATGCGCACCGCGTGCTGCTCGACGTGCGCACCGAGTTGCATCGGGTCTCGGGCCGGGGACGTGACCTGCTGCTGGCTCAGCACGCCGACGAGATCGGTGCTGCACTGCACATCGGCGACCGTTTCGACCTGGCCCGCGCGCTGTCCGACTCGGCCCGCACCATCAGCTACTACGTCGACGCCGGGGTTCGCACGGCGAGGAACGCGTTGCCGAAGCGCGGCTTCGCGGCCTTGCGCAGGCCCGCCCGCCGGCCTCTCGACGAGGGTGTCATCGAGTTCAACGGCGAGGTGATCCTGGCGCGCGACGCGCGCCCCGAGCGTGACCCCGGCCTGATCCTGCGCGTGGCAGCGGCCTCGGCGACCACGGGGCTGCCGATGTCGGCGTCGACACTGAGTCGACTGGCCGCCTCGGCTCCGGAACTGCGCACCCCCTGGCCGCGGCCGGCGCTGAAGGACCTGTTGGTCCTGCTCGCGGCCGGACCCGCAATGGTCACGACGGTTGAGGCGCTGGATCGAACCGGGTTGTGGGGCAGGCTGTTTCCGGAGTGGGGCGCGATCCGCGACCTGCCGCCGCGCGACGTCGTGCACATCTGGACGGTGGACCGGCACCTGGTCGAAACCGTCTCCCAGGCAAGCGCTTTGACCACCAGGGTGTCGCGACCCGACCTGCTGGTGCTGGGCGCGCTGTGTCACGACATCGGCAAGGGCCGGGGAGGTGACCACAGCGTGATCGGTGCCGAACTGGCGACCCAGATCGGCACGCGCCTCGGACTGTGGCCCTCGGACATCGAGATCCTGTCCGCGATGGTCCGTTTCCACCTGCTGCTGCCGGGCACCGCGACGCGAAAGGACCTGCAGGATCCCGAGACCATCGCCGCCGTGGTGGACAGGCTGGGCGGCGATCCGGTTCTGCTCGAACTGCTTGACGCCCTGGCCGAGGCCGATTCGCTGGCCACCGGGCCCGGCGTGTGGGGAGACTGGAAGGCGTCGCTGATCGGCGACCTGGTTCGGCGCTGCCGCCTGGTGATGGCCGGTGAGCCGCTGCCGCACGCCGAACCCATTGACCCGCGGCACCTTTCGCTGGCCACCGAGGTCGGCGGGGTGTACGTCGAGATGACACCCGGCGACAGCACCCGAACCTACAACGTGACCATGATCGCTCCGGATCGGCGAGGCCTGCTGTCCAAGACGGCCGGTGTGCTGGCGCTGAACTCGCTGCGGGTGTACTCGGCGTCGGTCAACAGCCACGAGGGCTCGGCGATCAACTCGTTCGTGGTCGCGCCCCACTTCGGTGATCCACCCGCCGTGGAACTGCTGCGCCAGCAGCTGATTCTGGCGCTAGACGGCGAACTGGACGTAATCGGTGCGCTGCAGCGCCGCGACCGGGAGGCGCAGGATGCCCCGCGCGGACGGGCCGGTGAGGTGCGCCAGGCCGTGCCGATCAACGCGCCCGCGGCACCGCCACGGATCATCTGGCATAGCGGCGCCACGCCCGACCAGCTCACCGTCGAGGTCCGTACGACCGATCGCACAGGCATGCTCGCGGTGCTCACCACCGTGCTTGAGCGGGCCGACGTGGACATCGAATGGGCGCGGGTCACGACGCTGGGGTCCTCGGTGGTGGACGTGTTCGGCATCGTCGGCGCGGACCTCGAGGGCAAGCGCGAAACGCTGGAGCGCGAACTCTACGAAGCACTGCCCGCGCCGCCGCCGGCCAAACCGGCCGAAGAGGCGAGTTGA
- the ffh gene encoding signal recognition particle protein: MFESLSDRLTGALAGLRGKGRLTDADIDATAREIRLALLEADVSLPVVREFIARIKDRAKGAEVSGALNPAQQVVKIVNEELIGILGGETRQLAFAKTPPTVIMLAGLQGAGKTTLAGKLAKWLRGQGHTPLLVACDLQRPGAVSQLQIVGERAGVDVFAPHPGTAASAAVTEGAGPGDPVAVAAAGLAEAKAKHFDVVIVDTAGRLGIDDVLMAQAAAIRDAVQPDETLFVLDAMIGQDAVATAEAFGAGVGFTGVVLTKLDGDARGGAALSVREVTGVPILFASTGEKLEDFDVFHPDRMASRILGMGDVLSLIEQAEQVFDAEKAEEAAAKIGSGELTLEDFLEQMLAIRKMGPIGNLLGMLPGAGQMKDALAAVDDKQLDRLQAIIRGMTPQERDDPKIINASRRLRIANGSGVSVSEVNQLVDRFFEARKMMASMAGKFGMPGVGGRKANNRKGGKNAKGKKGKGKGRGPTPPKVRNPLGVPGGFPDLSGMPAGLDELPPGLADFDLSKLKFPGQK, from the coding sequence GTGTTTGAATCCCTGTCCGACCGGTTGACCGGTGCGCTGGCGGGCCTGCGGGGCAAGGGCCGGCTCACCGACGCCGACATCGACGCCACCGCTCGCGAGATCCGTCTGGCCCTGCTCGAAGCCGACGTGTCGCTGCCCGTGGTGCGCGAGTTCATCGCCCGCATCAAGGACCGCGCCAAGGGCGCTGAGGTCTCCGGCGCGCTCAACCCCGCCCAGCAGGTCGTCAAGATCGTCAACGAGGAGCTCATCGGCATCCTCGGCGGCGAGACCCGGCAGCTGGCCTTCGCCAAGACCCCGCCGACGGTCATCATGCTCGCGGGCCTGCAGGGCGCCGGTAAGACGACGCTGGCCGGCAAGCTCGCCAAATGGCTTCGTGGACAAGGGCACACCCCGCTGTTGGTGGCCTGTGACCTGCAGCGTCCCGGCGCCGTCAGCCAGCTCCAGATCGTCGGTGAACGCGCGGGTGTGGACGTCTTCGCGCCGCATCCGGGCACGGCGGCGAGCGCCGCCGTGACCGAGGGTGCGGGCCCGGGCGATCCCGTCGCGGTGGCTGCCGCGGGCCTGGCTGAGGCCAAGGCCAAGCACTTCGACGTCGTGATCGTTGACACCGCGGGTCGCCTCGGCATCGACGATGTGCTGATGGCGCAGGCCGCCGCGATCCGCGACGCCGTGCAACCCGACGAGACGCTGTTCGTGCTGGACGCCATGATCGGCCAGGATGCCGTCGCCACCGCCGAGGCGTTCGGCGCCGGCGTCGGCTTCACCGGTGTGGTGCTGACCAAGCTCGACGGTGACGCGCGCGGTGGCGCTGCGCTGTCGGTGCGTGAGGTCACCGGCGTGCCGATCCTGTTCGCGTCGACGGGCGAGAAGCTCGAGGACTTCGACGTCTTCCACCCCGACCGGATGGCCAGCCGCATCCTCGGCATGGGCGATGTGCTGAGCCTGATCGAGCAGGCCGAGCAGGTCTTCGACGCGGAGAAGGCCGAGGAGGCCGCCGCCAAGATCGGCTCCGGTGAACTGACGCTGGAGGACTTCCTCGAGCAGATGCTCGCGATCCGCAAGATGGGGCCGATCGGCAACCTGCTGGGCATGCTGCCCGGCGCCGGGCAGATGAAGGACGCCCTGGCCGCCGTCGACGACAAACAGCTGGACCGTCTGCAGGCGATCATCCGCGGCATGACCCCGCAGGAGCGCGACGACCCCAAAATCATCAACGCCTCCCGCCGGCTTCGCATCGCGAACGGCTCGGGCGTCAGCGTCTCCGAGGTCAATCAGCTGGTGGACCGGTTCTTCGAGGCCCGCAAGATGATGGCCTCGATGGCAGGCAAGTTCGGCATGCCCGGAGTCGGCGGCCGCAAGGCCAACAACCGCAAGGGCGGCAAGAACGCCAAGGGCAAGAAGGGCAAGGGCAAGGGCAGGGGACCGACGCCGCCGAAGGTGCGCAACCCGCTCGGCGTTCCCGGCGGCTTCCCCGACCTGTCGGGTATGCCCGCCGGCCTCGACGAGCTGCCGCCCGGCCTCGCCGATTTCGACCTTTCGAAGTTGAAGTTCCCGGGACAGAAGTAA